AGGTATCTCTGGCCGGGAGCTTCTGGCTACCGGTTCGTTGTCCTCTGAGGCCACAGTCAGAATATGGATACGCTATCGCAGTGATGTTAAGCAGGGACACAGGGTGAAATATCTGTCACCCGCAGTCAGTGGTGATATTTACGGTATAGAGGCGGCCCTCCCGGATAACAACCGCACAAGTCTTGAACTCCTTTGTAAAGGAGGCGTGGCCAATGGCTGAATTAATAACTCTGGAAGAAGTAAAACTGCATTGCCGCATCGACGGGGATGATGAAAACGCCCTGATAAACGGGTATATCGTCGCCGCGCTGGAGATTTGCCAGAAACATATCGGCAGGCGTTTTGATGACGGTCTCGAGTTTAATCCTGCGCTGAAGGTCGGATGTCTGCTACTGGTCGGTCACTGGTATGAGCACCGGGAAATAGCGGCGGAAAAAACGTCCGAGCTTCCCTTTAGCACTTCGTCATTGTGGAACTACTACCGGGAACCAGGAGTGTATTAAATGCCATGGCAACCCTTACGACGCTGTACAGAGCCCGGATGTAATAAACGGGTAAAGTCCGGCAAATGTGATGAACACAAACGGAATGCACAACGGCAGAGTGATAGCCGACGAGGCACACGCACAGAACGCGGTTACTCCAATCGATGGGGAGAATACCGGCTCCTCTTTCTGAAGGCTAATCCACTATGCGCACACTGCCATAATGCTGGCGTCTATAAGCAGGCAACTATCGTCGATCACATCATACCTATTGAGGGCGAAGGTGATGTGTTGTTCTGGCCAGCCAGTAACCACCAGCCGTTATGTGCTGCCTGTCATGGTCGCAAGACAGCCGCGACGGACCCGCTAACTAAGCAGCAGCGTAAAGCCGGGTTGTTCCGGGAACAGGAAGAAGCAGCGCAGCGCCGCAATGACTGGGTCTATGAGGTTACTCATGAGTGAACAGGAACACATGAGTCAGCGTGAACGGGGTGGGGGAGGTTTCAAAGACAACCCCCTCCCGGCGAGGAACCACCCGCTCCCTCAAATTTTTATGCGCGGTAATTTTTTTGACAGCAGTAAGTTAAGGAAAGAATAAGTTATGGCAAGACCACCCAAACCACCCGCCTATCTTGATGAAATCGCGGGACAGCAGTGGAAGACAAAAGCAAAGCAGATGGCTGAGCGCGGGGATTTAACCCCTGCGGACTGGAACAACCTTGAGCTGTATTGCGTCAATTATTCCATGTACCGGAAAGCCGTTGCAGATATTGCCCTGCGCGGGTTTTCAGTTGAAGGATCTCGTGGGGCCACAACCAGTAATCCGGCGCTGAAAGCCAAATCTGATGCTGAGAAAATTATCATTAAAATGTCGTCGCTGTTGGGTTTTGATCCGGTAAGCCGTCGCCGTAATCCGGTTGAAACGGAAGAGGAGGACGAGCTTGACCGTCTGGGATGAGTACGCAAACGCTGTAAAATTGGGGGAGATCCCGGCCTGTAAACGGCTGAAACAGGCCGTAAACCGGTACTTTTCAGACCTGTATGACCCCCGTTATGTGTTCGATACGGCGACCGTAGAACGGTTTATTGCCTTCTCCCGACTCTGTCCACACGTTAAAGGACCTCTGCGGGGCCAGCCTATCGCGCTGGAACCGTGGCAGCAATTCGCCTTCGCTAATCTGCTGGGCTTTAAGGTCAGGGAGACAGGTCGCAGAAAGTACAGCAGCGCCTTTATCGAAGTGCCGCGCAAGAATGCCAAATCCACTGTGGCCGCCATGCTGGCTAACTGGTTCCTGGTAATGGAAAAAGGCCAGCAGGATATTTACACGGCGGCGGTGAGTCGGGATCAGGCCCGTATCGTGTTCGACGATGCCCGCCAGATGTGCCTGCTGTCAAAACCGCTGAAAAAGCGCGTCAATATTCAGGCGCACAAGATCATTTTCCCGAAGAGCAACAGCCTGTTAAAACCGCTGGCGGCAAAAGCGGCCACTATTGAAGGGACTAACCCAAGCCTGGCGATTGTCGATGAATACCACCTTCATCCGGATAACGGAGTTTATTCCGCGCTTGAGCTGGGTATGGGCGCACGTCCTGAGGCGATTTTGTTCGCCATCACTACTGCCGGGAGTAACGTCGTTT
The Citrobacter arsenatis DNA segment above includes these coding regions:
- a CDS encoding phage head closure protein — encoded protein: MRAGGLKHRITLQRYEQSQGPLGEPIKRWVDYAMVWAEVKGISGRELLATGSLSSEATVRIWIRYRSDVKQGHRVKYLSPAVSGDIYGIEAALPDNNRTSLELLCKGGVANG
- a CDS encoding phage terminase small subunit P27 family; translated protein: MARPPKPPAYLDEIAGQQWKTKAKQMAERGDLTPADWNNLELYCVNYSMYRKAVADIALRGFSVEGSRGATTSNPALKAKSDAEKIIIKMSSLLGFDPVSRRRNPVETEEEDELDRLG
- a CDS encoding head-tail connector protein, which translates into the protein MAELITLEEVKLHCRIDGDDENALINGYIVAALEICQKHIGRRFDDGLEFNPALKVGCLLLVGHWYEHREIAAEKTSELPFSTSSLWNYYREPGVY
- a CDS encoding HNH endonuclease signature motif containing protein, which codes for MPWQPLRRCTEPGCNKRVKSGKCDEHKRNAQRQSDSRRGTRTERGYSNRWGEYRLLFLKANPLCAHCHNAGVYKQATIVDHIIPIEGEGDVLFWPASNHQPLCAACHGRKTAATDPLTKQQRKAGLFREQEEAAQRRNDWVYEVTHE